TGACAGGCACTTAGAAAATGAAATCATCATCCAGTCTCAGATCATCCACAAGAACATTGCTTGGCTCATAGGTTGTTGCGTAGAAATGGATAGCCCCATTCTAGTATATGAATTCCTGCCCAGAGGAAGCCTTGATGAAATTCTTCACGGTGGCAGCAAGCTGCCTCTCAACTTGGATGTGCGTCTAAATATCATTGCAGAAACAGCACAAGGTCTAGCTTATCTGCATTCACAAGCTCCTAACGAAATCATGCATTGTGATGTCAGACCGAGAAATATACTCTTGGATGACAACTTTATACCAAAGATCTCAGGCTTTGGCATGTCGAGGTTGATTACGGATGATTGGACGTACAGTTTagttggtttattttcttatatagATCCAGTATGCATTCAAACAGGAGTACCGAATGCAAAAAGTGATGTCTATAGTTTTGgagttgtgatcttggagctcattAGCAGGAAGAACCCTACTGATGATGTTCAGTTAGTGCGGAGTTTTATTAAATTTCACAAAAAAGGGAAGAAAGCAACCAAGTTGTTTGACAAGGAAATTGCAGTAACAACAGGAGATTTGGAGCTTCTTGATTGTCTGACTAAGATTGCTGTGGAATGTCTTAACCTTGATGTGGATCAAAGGCCAACGATGACAGATGTTGCAAATCGCCTTCTCATACTGAATCGATCTCGCAGGTTATATGCACGTCATGTAAGTGCTGACTATTCAGAGGAAACTGACATCAACAGTTCATTTGTTGAGCAACAGAAGATAGGCCACTTAGCAACGATGCAAGATATGAACCGTCGTGGCTTAGGCAATTCTAGCTCTGTCGTTCATGCTTCCTGTAAATTAAACCTCATGCATGCATTAGAAAAGTCGCATTTCATTAGAATATTCAGAAAGGAGGAGCTCATACCAATGCTTAAGGGTAGCAATGTCATTCTTGAAGAATACAAAAGTTCAGTTCGCAAGGTCATTGTTGATAATGCATTTTACACGGTGAAGAAATGGGTAGATAGGAAGGTATGGAATGAAGAATTTGGGAATGAAATCCTCATCCATTCACAAGTCAGCCACAGGAACATCGTTAGGCTCATAGGCTGTTCCCTAGAGATGGATACTCGCATGCTAGTGTACGAGTTGCTCCCCAGAAGAAGCCTTCATGACATTCTTCACAACGGCAGCATGATGTCTCCCAACTTGGATGTGCGTCTAAATATCGTCGCAGAATCAGCACAAGGTTTGGCTTATctgcactcacaagctcgtaccaaAATCCGACATGGCAATGTTAAACCTGCATGTATCCTCTTGGATGATGACTTTACACCAAAGATCTCAGACTTTGGCCTATCAAGGTTGATCGTGAGAGATAAGGAACACACTTCTGTCGTCATCGGTGACATGGCCTATATGGATCCATTGTATATGCAAACAGGCCTACTGACCTTGAAGAGTGATGTCTACAGTTTTGGAGTTGTGATATTGGAGATCATTAGCGGGAAGAAGCCCCGTCATTCTGATAGGAAAAGCCTAGTGAGGAGTTCCATTGAAGTTCACAAAGAAGGGAAGAAAGCAACCGATCTGTTGGACAAGGAAATTGCGGTAACAACAGGAGATCTGGAGCTTCTTGATTCTCTTGCAGGGATTGCTGTGGAATGTACTAACCTTGATGTGGATCAAAGGCCAACCATGATAGATGTTGCAGAGCGCCTTCTCACACTGAATCGATCTCGTAGGTCAAAAGTTATTTGCCAATAATTTCATTTATATGTTCTATAGAAAAGAAACAAGTTGATGCAAATTCTAGTCTGCACAAGATGCATTCCGTCAAATAAGATGGGCAACTGGTCGTGTTGATTTATTTTTGCTGTTGTGAACATAATCCCTGAAACATGCATGTCAGTCGAAGTTATATACAGAACCATCATGTATTGATGTATAAAATGCATATATATCGATGTCTCTCTTTGTTCAGAGAAAGATTGACGTACTATACTGAGTTGAGGTTCATATGGACTTAATCGATTTCAGAGACAGGAGTGGCGCATTCCAATACAGGGCACGTTCTGTGATctcttattttatttatttttctgtcacgcctGCGTCCAGTTCACCGAACCTGCAGCAGACTGAGATGCAAGAGCTTTTTTTTTTAACATCTCTGAGATGCAAGAGCTTTTATTTTAACATCTCTGAGATGCAAGAGCTGCGTGCCTCTTGCAGTTACTCGTCTGAGCCTTGGGCCGTAATCCGTGTGGGACCGCTTGTGGCCCGTTGAGAGCAGGGTAGTAGTATGGACCTTCCTATGGATTTGTTGGCGTAGGAAAACCACTCACTCaaacatgttggaaatattcctttGTAAACAGGGGACTGCTACACGTCCGTCGGCTGGTCTTTTTAAAAGATCGGTCGGCTCGCGAGCCATCATATCTGGCGCATTTGCGCCCTTCATCATTACAATATAGGTCTTGTTGTAAAAAAAATCTGCAACAGAGGCGCGTAATTTTTTTGCAACTGAGGTTTTCTTATAGTTTTTTTTTTGCCACAGAGGCTTTGTTGTAgaatttcttttttcattttcatcTTTTTGCAATTGAGGTTTTGTTGTAGATTTTATTTAACAAGGCTTTGTTGTAGAATTTATTTTTTCGTCTTCATCTTTTTGCAACATAGCTAATGTTATAAAAAAAACTTGTGCAACATTGGTGATGTTGCGGACACAAAAAGATCGTCAGGAGCCAACGGCATGTCATGTGGGACACGTGTTGTGCGAGTCGGGGCGCCGGATCGGATCCAAGAAATCAGCCGGTTGAGGGGAATCATTTCCCATCTATATATGTGGTATAACCACCcataaaaaaaatctatatatggtCAAACCAAACCAATTTTTTTTGAGCATTTTGCCATGTTTTTTTTAGCATCAAACCAAACCAATTTTGGTGCAAACGCCATCTAGAATGCAATGCTGCATTATACTTTTTCTTTGTTTTAAAAATTATTGATATTAAATAGCtcctaaaatgaaaaaaatatggcaAACTAGAAAGTTGCAGTACCATTTTGAATCTTTGTACAAGCGAACACACAAGAAATTTCACCGGAAGTTTTTGTTGTTGAGATTTCAATAAAAGGGAAAAAAAGTGTCCTGTGATAATATAAGCTGATTCATAAATAGTTGATCTGGACTCACTTTTTTTTTCTAATTTACTCCACGCATACATGACCCACCACGGTAGATGTGTCATTATCACACACAAAGCACGCTCCGTAGCGCTCGGGAAAAAACACATATTTGACCTATGGGCAAAATCAATTCACAATCTAAACTGTCGTTGAAAAAAATTCACAAATTGATCGTTTTATGTGGCGCCGGACAGTTAGGCATCACACTGCACTGTGCAGTGTCTTACTGACAGACGCTACACATCTAGCCAGCGTGGCACCCCCTGGCCCCATCCCTGGTTGTGGAGCGTCTATGTGAAAGACGTTATGCTATCATGTGCAGCGCCTAGATAAAAAACACTGCACATGAGAATAATAGAAGGTTTCTGCTGCCTTTAGTCAGTGTGTACCGCCTGAGACATAGGCGCTACACTAATGGTCGTTGCCGAAATGTTCCGCTAGCTAGCTCTAAGGCCAActtcaccgcgcgaccccaaatcgTCCGGGgttgtccgtttggggtaaaaaagGACCCAGCGGGAATACTCAAACGGACAAACTGTCCGCTGGTGTCCGTTTCTGTccggcccaacctcaaatccagacCAAAGTTGGGTCACAAATGCGTCTGAACGGACACCGACGGACGCTCACCTCGGCCTCTCTCGTCCGCTCGTGTCCGTCCGTGGCCCACCTATCAGCGACCCATGCATCTAGCTCCTGGCGACCTCGTCGCTCCCACGCCCGCCGCAGTGTTCCGCCCGCCGTTCCCCCGCCGCGTTCGCCACGGCGCCATGCATCAGCTAGCTAGTGCTTGCAtgcgcagcagcagcagccgggtgctagctagctagctaatgctTGCATGCGCAGCAGCAGCATCCGGGTGCTAGCTAGCAAGCAAGCTACTCTATGCAGTCTGTGCAGCAGCTCGACGGCGAGCTCACGACCCGGCGCTTGGACGCCGGGCAGCAGCAACTCCACGCCGGACCACGGCTCCTCCGGGTACTGCCGAACCAGGTCAGTGGCCTCCCGCACGAGCAGCCTGGCGTAGGGCGCGGCCAGGAAGGCTAGCGCGCCAAGCACGACACGAGCGCGGGCGCATCAAGCACGGCCAGAGGCGGCGCGCGCTGGGGGAGCTCGGGCGGCGCACCCTGGCGGCGTTGCGGTAGGTGGGTAGCTTGGGGCGGGGCTACGGGGTGGGGCGGGCGCGCTCCGGCGAGCGCGGGGCGGCCCGGGAGCTCGGGGCGTGCGCGCTCCGGCGAGCACGGGGCGTCCCGGGAGCTCGGGGCGGGCGCGCTCCGGCGGGCGCGGGGCTGTGGGGCCGCCGGGGAGCTNNNNNNNNNNNNNNNNNNNNNNNNNNNNNNNNNNNNNNNNNNNNNNNNNNNNNNNNNNNNNNNNNNNNNNNNNNNNNNNNNNNNNNNNNNNNNNNNNNNNNNNNNNNNNNNNNNNNNNNNNNNNNNNNNNNNNNNNNNNNNNNNNNNNNNNNNNNNNNNNNNNNNNNNNNNNNNNNNNNNNNNNNNNNNNNNNNNNNNNNNNNNNNNNNNNNNNNNNNNNNNNNNNNNNNNNNNNNNNNNNNNNNNNNNNNNNNNNNNNNNNNNNNNNNNNNNNNNNNNNNNNNNNNNNNNNNNNNNNNNNNNNNNNNNNNNNNNNNNNNNNNNNNNNNNNNNNNNNNNNNNNNNNNNNNNNNNNNNNNNNNNNNNNNNNNNNNNNNNNNNNNNNNNNNNNNNNNNNNNNNNNNNNNNNNNNNNNNNNNNNNNNNNNNNNNNNNNNNNNNNNNNNNNNNNNNNNNNNNNNNNNNNNNNNNNNNNNNNNNNNNNNNNNNNNNNNNNNNNNNNNNNNNNNNNNNNNNNNNNNNNNNNNNNNNNNNNNNNNNNNNNNNNNNNNNNNNNNNNNNNNNNNNNNNNNNNNNNNNNNNNNNNNNNNNNNNNNNNNNNNNNNNNNNNNNNNNNNNNNNNNNNNNNNNNNNNNNNNNNNGCTGCGGGGCCGCCGGGGAGTTCTGCGCGGGGCGCGGCGacagcggcggagggcggcgcgcgTGCAAGTTCGGCTCGGGGCGGCGCGCAGCGACGGCGGCTCTTCGCGGGGTGCGTGCAAGCTCGACGCGGCGATGGCGGCTCAGGCCGACGTGCAGCGGCGGGCGAGAGTAGCAGGGCAGCTTGGCGCGGCGCCCGGCGGGCGAGCTCGACGCAGACGAGTAGCAGGGCAAGCGCGGCTGGCGAGCTCGGCACGGTGCGCGGCAGTGGCGAGCAAGCGTGGGCGGGGAGGCGCTGCAACG
Above is a window of Triticum dicoccoides isolate Atlit2015 ecotype Zavitan chromosome 5B, WEW_v2.0, whole genome shotgun sequence DNA encoding:
- the LOC119312849 gene encoding uncharacterized protein LOC119312849, encoding MASEASTNHVDVLERILLDESAEPTNLPLSLLKDITNCFSADHEIGSGGFAVVYKGFVGKGMVAVKKLSNTFGIHENKFQEEVKCLIKAKHKNIVQFLGYCVDMQGKMEEYDGSLVMADERNMLLCFEYVCNGSLDKHITGVSNGLNWRQRYQIIRGICEGLLFLHEKRIIHLDLKPANILLDGHMVPKIADFGLSRCLGQVQTRAITQNICGTPGYMGPEYITSGQITFASDIYSLGVIIIEIMTGARQYFEDEHVVQSWMIQLEESEGNMQLEQVRVCYMIGIECMNDDPKTRPIARHIVDRLDKMTSADHSDEASIGNSLFEVQVSLPRDQSGEKMGKLAAESLQADVEEHSETLEDVAKTIKFLPSPKDQQKLGQLSLLGGHDTMENLKRHGTSNSSSISTEFYELNILGIYHRIFNRKRYTLGQLHFINIFRKEELGPILTSSNLIGKSGATEVYKGVVDNALVAVKKLFYADRHLENEIIIQSQIIHKNIAWLIGCCVEMDSPILVYEFLPRGSLDEILHGGSKLPLNLDVRLNIIAETAQGLAYLHSQAPNEIMHCDVRPRNILLDDNFIPKISGFGMSRLITDDWTYSLVGLFSYIDPVCIQTGVPNAKSDVYSFGVVILELISRKNPTDDVQLVRSFIKFHKKGKKATKLFDKEIAVTTGDLELLDCLTKIAVECLNLDVDQRPTMTDVANRLLILNRSRRLYARHVSADYSEETDINSSFVEQQKIGHLATMQDMNRRGLGNSSSVVHASCKLNLMHALEKSHFIRIFRKEELIPMLKGSNVILEEYKSSVRKVIVDNAFYTVKKWVDRKVWNEEFGNEILIHSQVSHRNIVRLIGCSLEMDTRMLVYELLPRRSLHDILHNGSMMSPNLDVRLNIVAESAQGLAYLHSQARTKIRHGNVKPACILLDDDFTPKISDFGLSRLIVRDKEHTSVVIGDMAYMDPLYMQTGLLTLKSDVYSFGVVILEIISGKKPRHSDRKSLVRSSIEVHKEGKKATDLLDKEIAVTTGDLELLDSLAGIAVECTNLDVDQRPTMIDVAERLLTLNRSRRSKVICQ